A segment of the Nostoc sp. TCL26-01 genome:
TCATTTTTTCAGCTATTGGCAAAAACTTATCATAATCTTCTACATTTGCTGTGTAGGTAATGACGTATGCCTTATCATTTTTTAAAGTCCAAATTTGCAAATTTTTTACACTCACATCTCCATTTTTGCCAGTGTAAACTAATTGATAAGCTTGTTTATTAGCCATAGTTGCTGTAGTGGTGCTGATCACATTAGCATCTGTGAGAGTATTCTTAATTTCCTTAATAAATAAATCTTTGGACTCATCTAATGTACCAGCAAAATCACCAACATTAACTGTCAGCTTTTCTGTAAATTTATCAGCATCATTTTCTTTAGGTGATAAAAATGTCACTAATTCTTGAGTGAAAACATTTTCGATATCTTGTCTTTGCCAATTTTGAGGATATCTGAGTTTTATCCCCTTACTAGAATTTTCATAATTTAAGAAATTATCTTTGGGAGCGATCGCCTGAAATATCAGCAGACTTAGAGGTATAATTAGAGCAATAATTCCCACGCCAATCAAAGTTTTCCAGGGCAGAGGTTTGGGTGATAGACGTTGGATTGCTTGCAAAGCTTCATCAGCAGACTGGTAGCGCTGACGGAAATCATAGCGCACCATTTTATCGATAATATTGGCTAATTTAGGGCTAACTGGTGCTTGATTTCGCCAATCAATTTCTCCTGTATTAGGGTGTCGTGGTAGTCCTTGACTGCCAAAATTGGGAAAATTAATTCCCGTCAACGCTTGAATACCAATAATTCCCACTGCATAGATATCACTGCTGAGTTTCGGTACTTGATTTGCTTGTTCACTCGGCATATAACCGGGAGTACCAATAGCTACAGTTAAATTTGTTTCTCCTTGAACATTAGTGCGTTGGGCGCTGATTTGTTTAACTGCACCAAAGTCAATTAATACTATTTTGCCATCAGATTTTCTCCGGCGAATATTGGCAGGTTTGATATCTCGGTGAATCACATTTTGCTGATGAACAAATGATAAAACTTCTAAAATTTCTTTGAGAAGTTTGATCACTTCAGTTTCCGGAAGTGGATCTGTCACAGGTGGTAATTCTTGACTCAGATCATGCCCGACAATTAATTCCTGAACTAAATAAAATTCTTGATTTTCGGAAAAATGCGCTAAAAGTTGGGGAATTTGGTTATGGGTTCCCAACCTTTCTAAAGTCGCTGCTTCTAGGTGAAATAAACGTTTAGCTTCTCGTAAAGTGTATTCATCGTTAGAGAGTGGTTTAAAATGCTTAACAACACATTGCGGATTTCCTGGTCGTTGGGTATCTTGAGCTATGAAAGTCGTACTAAAACCCCCTCCCCCCAACTGAGTGAGAATTTGGTAGCGTCCACCTACTGTTTTACCCAGCATTAAATTTACCATTTCTCCTAAAAGTAATTACTTACTAATTTGTTAATCTTGATTCTCACACACAATTTAACTGGCTATACTTTACCAAATTATGAAAAAATACTACTTACTTTGAGGATTTACGTAAAGTCATATGTGTTTGGCATTCTTTGTCAATGGTCAATAGTCGAAACTCCAAAATACTTACTTGGTATTTTTATTATCTTATACGAGTCAACAATATACAAATTAGCTTATGAGTCTTAGTCTGTGCATGATCGTCAAAAACGAAGAAAAAATGCTACCAAAATGTCTTGCTAGTGTGCAGAATGTGGTGGATGAAATGGTAGTCTTAGATACAGGCTCCAGCGATCGCACTCCCCAAATCGCTACACAATTCGGTGCTAAAGTGTATGATTTTGTCTGGTGTAATGACTTTAGTGCTGCCCGCAATGCGGCGTTAAAATATGTTACTGGCGATTGGGTTTTAGTTTTAGATGCGGATGAGACTCTCACAAGTGCAATTGTGCCACATCTGAGAAATGCGATCGCCAGAGAAGAATATTTGTTAGTCAATCTGGTACGCCAAGAGGTAGGTGCAGAACAATCCCCCTATTCTCTGGTTTCTCGCCTATTTCGCCACCATCCAGAGATACGGTTTGAGCGTCCTTATCACGCTTTGGTAGATGATAGCGTGACTGTCATTTTAGAGAAAGAGCCTGAGTGGCAAATTGGTTATTTACCAGAGGTAGCGATTCTCCATGCAGGTTATCAAAAAAGTGCGATCGCTCAAAATAACAAATATGCCAAAGCTCAAGCGACAATGGAGACATTCTTGGCAACTCATCCCCATGACCCTTATGTTTGCAGTAAGTTGGGGGCTTTGTATGTGGAAGTCGGTAAAATCGACAAAGGGATGGAGTTGTTAAAACGGGGAATTGCAGCTTGTGAGGATAATTATGAGATTCTCTACGAACTCAATTATCATTTAGCGATCGCTTATAGTAAGTTAAAAAATATCCCTCCAGCGATTAATCAT
Coding sequences within it:
- a CDS encoding tetratricopeptide repeat protein, translating into MSLSLCMIVKNEEKMLPKCLASVQNVVDEMVVLDTGSSDRTPQIATQFGAKVYDFVWCNDFSAARNAALKYVTGDWVLVLDADETLTSAIVPHLRNAIAREEYLLVNLVRQEVGAEQSPYSLVSRLFRHHPEIRFERPYHALVDDSVTVILEKEPEWQIGYLPEVAILHAGYQKSAIAQNNKYAKAQATMETFLATHPHDPYVCSKLGALYVEVGKIDKGMELLKRGIAACEDNYEILYELNYHLAIAYSKLKNIPPAINHYQAAIKLPIYPMLKLGAYNNLGNLLKTTADLTGAKKAYETALKIDPNFATGHYNLGMICKALGLFTDAIACYQKAIKLKPNYAEAYQNLGVVQLKVGNTQASITAFKNAIILHEQNNPQEANRLRQGLREMGLV
- a CDS encoding serine/threonine-protein kinase — encoded protein: MLGKTVGGRYQILTQLGGGGFSTTFIAQDTQRPGNPQCVVKHFKPLSNDEYTLREAKRLFHLEAATLERLGTHNQIPQLLAHFSENQEFYLVQELIVGHDLSQELPPVTDPLPETEVIKLLKEILEVLSFVHQQNVIHRDIKPANIRRRKSDGKIVLIDFGAVKQISAQRTNVQGETNLTVAIGTPGYMPSEQANQVPKLSSDIYAVGIIGIQALTGINFPNFGSQGLPRHPNTGEIDWRNQAPVSPKLANIIDKMVRYDFRQRYQSADEALQAIQRLSPKPLPWKTLIGVGIIALIIPLSLLIFQAIAPKDNFLNYENSSKGIKLRYPQNWQRQDIENVFTQELVTFLSPKENDADKFTEKLTVNVGDFAGTLDESKDLFIKEIKNTLTDANVISTTTATMANKQAYQLVYTGKNGDVSVKNLQIWTLKNDKAYVITYTANVEDYDKFLPIAEKMIQSLEIE